One Deinococcus sp. YIM 134068 genomic region harbors:
- a CDS encoding branched-chain amino acid ABC transporter permease, translated as MDQASLTALLQTLAQGLLTGGLYALIGTGLSLIFGVMRVINFAHGDFLAIGMFITLALFRSFNLDPYLSLLVAAPAGFALGFVIQRFVLARLGDRLGEGSMLATLGIGLIVSNTLLLTFGAQPQNINVPYATNTFQLGGVQISIPLLIAGLGTVTAIVGLNLLLYRTELGRAIRATAQNPLGAELQGVKTTQIQAIVFGLGVAFAAIAGVLLMPLLYAFPTVGENYTTKAFIVTVLGGLGNLPGAVVGGLVLGVIESLGAFYVSNNYRDAYGLVAFLLVLLLRPEGLFGRTVKRV; from the coding sequence ATGGACCAGGCCTCCCTCACCGCCCTCCTTCAGACGCTCGCGCAGGGTCTCCTCACCGGGGGCCTGTATGCCTTGATCGGCACCGGCCTCAGCCTGATCTTCGGCGTGATGCGGGTCATCAACTTCGCGCACGGCGACTTTCTCGCCATCGGCATGTTCATCACGCTGGCCCTGTTCCGCTCCTTCAACCTCGACCCCTACCTCAGCCTGCTCGTGGCGGCCCCGGCGGGCTTCGCGCTCGGCTTCGTCATCCAACGCTTCGTCCTCGCGCGCCTCGGGGACCGATTGGGCGAGGGAAGCATGCTCGCCACGCTCGGCATCGGATTGATCGTGAGCAACACGCTGCTGCTGACCTTCGGGGCACAGCCGCAGAACATCAACGTGCCCTACGCGACGAACACCTTTCAACTCGGCGGCGTGCAGATCAGCATTCCGCTCCTGATCGCTGGGCTGGGGACGGTGACGGCCATCGTGGGCCTGAACCTGCTGCTCTACCGCACCGAACTGGGCCGCGCCATCCGCGCCACCGCGCAAAATCCGCTCGGGGCCGAGTTGCAGGGCGTGAAGACGACCCAGATTCAGGCCATCGTCTTCGGCCTCGGGGTGGCCTTCGCCGCCATCGCGGGCGTGCTGCTGATGCCGCTGCTGTACGCCTTCCCCACGGTGGGCGAGAATTACACGACGAAGGCGTTCATCGTGACCGTGCTGGGCGGGCTGGGCAATCTGCCGGGGGCCGTCGTGGGCGGGCTGGTCCTCGGCGTCATCGAGTCGCTGGGGGCGTTCTACGTCTCCAACAACTACCGCGACGCCTACGGGCTGGTCGCCTTCCTCCTCGTGCTGCTGCTGCGCCCGGAGGGCCTGTTCGGGCGGACGGTGAAACGGGTATGA
- a CDS encoding branched-chain amino acid ABC transporter permease codes for MTTAAPLPAARPRALTFGNVWLSLALLAVMLAYPFVFGKALNFGVSTLIFAGLAMSWNILGGWAGQTSLGHAALLGVGAYTMTLLATPERVPAFLGGPLAPWWGTLIGMVLAVLLAAVWGGLTFRLRGSYFTLSTIAVALVIRLVAINSEWTGGAEGLFMPELPTLFGLDLFDRKVEYGLAFAFVTLTLLVTHLIRRSRLGYALQAVREDEDGARALGIDPARMKLVAFMLSAALTALGGSLYAIYLQAFEPHTLLELPISVQIALMAVIGGRTSIQGPMIGAILLATFGEVFRTVFSSANLLIYGVLILVVTLFAPNGIMGLFTRGGRRLGTAR; via the coding sequence ATGACGACCGCCGCCCCCCTCCCCGCCGCCCGCCCCCGCGCGCTGACCTTCGGCAACGTGTGGCTGAGCCTGGCGCTCCTCGCGGTGATGCTCGCTTACCCCTTCGTGTTCGGCAAGGCGCTGAACTTCGGCGTGTCCACCCTGATCTTCGCGGGGCTGGCGATGAGTTGGAACATCCTCGGCGGCTGGGCCGGGCAGACCAGCCTGGGCCATGCGGCGCTCCTCGGCGTCGGCGCGTACACCATGACGCTGCTCGCCACGCCGGAGCGCGTCCCGGCCTTCCTCGGCGGTCCACTCGCGCCGTGGTGGGGCACCCTGATCGGCATGGTCCTCGCCGTGCTGCTGGCCGCCGTGTGGGGCGGGCTGACCTTCCGGCTGCGGGGAAGTTACTTCACCCTGTCCACCATCGCCGTCGCGCTCGTGATCCGGCTCGTCGCCATCAACTCCGAGTGGACGGGCGGCGCGGAGGGCCTGTTCATGCCTGAGCTGCCCACCCTCTTCGGCCTTGACCTCTTCGACCGCAAGGTGGAGTACGGCCTCGCGTTCGCGTTCGTGACGCTGACGCTGCTCGTCACGCACCTCATCCGCCGCTCGCGCCTCGGGTACGCCCTCCAGGCCGTGCGCGAGGACGAGGACGGTGCGCGGGCGCTCGGCATCGACCCGGCGCGGATGAAGCTCGTCGCCTTCATGCTCAGCGCGGCGCTGACCGCCCTGGGGGGAAGCCTCTATGCCATCTACCTGCAAGCCTTCGAGCCGCACACCCTGCTCGAACTGCCCATCTCCGTGCAGATTGCGCTCATGGCGGTCATCGGCGGGCGGACGAGCATTCAGGGGCCGATGATCGGCGCGATCCTGCTCGCCACCTTCGGCGAGGTGTTCCGCACGGTGTTCTCCAGCGCGAACCTGCTGATCTACGGCGTCCTGATCCTCGTCGTCACCCTGTTCGCCCCGAACGGCATCATGGGCCTGTTCACGCGCGGCGGGCGCAGGCTGGGGACGGCGCGATGA
- a CDS encoding ABC transporter ATP-binding protein, producing the protein MTQPPLPELTTFPGQPVHTPKGPPLLTAEGITVRFGGVTAVKDISLAVRPGEILGLIGPNGAGKTTLFNALTGFVRPSAGRVTFDGRDVTHIQPQARARLGMARTFQVERPFEDLSVLENVLVAAFLRHRGREAEDRAYAVLERVGLADRAVQPAAELNLARRRRLEIAKALALEPRMLFLDESIAGLNPPAQQEMVALVRTLAQSGLGIVMVEHIMHVIMSLSDHVICMAFGELLAEGHPQAVASHPDVIRAYLGDDHD; encoded by the coding sequence ATGACCCAGCCACCCCTTCCCGAACTCACCACGTTTCCGGGCCAGCCCGTCCACACCCCGAAAGGGCCTCCCCTCCTCACCGCCGAGGGCATCACCGTGCGCTTCGGGGGCGTCACCGCCGTGAAGGACATCAGCCTCGCCGTGCGGCCCGGCGAAATCCTCGGGCTGATCGGGCCGAACGGGGCGGGGAAGACCACGCTCTTCAACGCGCTGACCGGCTTCGTGCGCCCCAGCGCCGGGCGTGTCACCTTCGACGGGCGCGACGTGACCCACATCCAGCCGCAGGCCCGCGCCCGCCTCGGCATGGCCCGCACCTTTCAGGTCGAGCGGCCCTTCGAGGACCTGAGCGTGCTCGAAAACGTCCTCGTGGCCGCCTTCCTGCGCCACCGGGGCCGGGAGGCCGAGGACCGCGCCTACGCCGTGCTGGAGCGGGTGGGTCTTGCCGACCGGGCCGTGCAGCCCGCCGCCGAACTCAACCTCGCCCGACGACGCCGCCTCGAAATCGCCAAAGCCCTCGCCCTCGAACCCCGGATGCTCTTCCTCGACGAGAGCATCGCCGGCCTCAACCCGCCCGCCCAGCAGGAGATGGTGGCCCTCGTCCGCACGCTGGCGCAGAGCGGCCTCGGCATCGTGATGGTCGAACACATCATGCACGTCATCATGTCGCTGTCCGACCACGTGATCTGCATGGCCTTCGGGGAACTCCTCGCCGAGGGGCACCCGCAGGCCGTCGCCAGTCACCCGGACGTGATCCGCGCCTACCTGGGGGATGACCATGACTAG
- a CDS encoding ABC transporter ATP-binding protein translates to MTSPLLEKTSPPTRDRVLNADGLEVAYGEVQVVFGVGLHVDKGELVGLVGGNGSGKSTILRVLSGMLKARAGTATYRGHTLNGVPPHKITDLGVAHVPMGRQLFGQMTVEENLLMGAYLSRTRANRAANLQKVYDFFPRLTEKRTTPAAALSGGEQQMVAIGRALMSEPEVLLMDEPSLGLAPLVVAEVMRVIGSLRELGLTVLLVEQNVRQVLKVTDRTYVLELGRLVKEGPSRELMGDPEIVRAYLGV, encoded by the coding sequence ATGACTAGCCCGCTGCTGGAAAAAACGTCTCCTCCAACCCGCGACCGGGTGCTCAACGCCGACGGGCTGGAGGTCGCCTACGGTGAGGTGCAGGTCGTCTTCGGGGTCGGCCTGCACGTGGACAAGGGCGAACTCGTCGGGCTGGTGGGTGGCAACGGCAGCGGCAAGAGCACCATCCTGCGCGTGCTGTCGGGAATGCTGAAGGCCCGCGCGGGCACGGCGACCTACCGGGGCCACACCCTCAACGGCGTGCCACCCCACAAGATTACCGACCTCGGCGTGGCGCACGTGCCGATGGGCCGTCAGCTCTTCGGGCAGATGACGGTGGAGGAGAACCTGCTGATGGGCGCTTACCTCTCCCGCACGCGGGCGAACCGGGCGGCCAACCTCCAGAAGGTGTACGACTTCTTCCCGCGCCTGACGGAGAAGCGCACGACACCCGCCGCCGCCCTCTCCGGCGGGGAGCAGCAGATGGTCGCCATCGGTCGCGCCCTGATGAGCGAGCCGGAAGTGTTGCTGATGGACGAACCCTCCCTCGGCCTCGCGCCCCTCGTCGTGGCGGAGGTCATGCGGGTGATCGGCTCGTTGCGCGAACTTGGCCTGACCGTCCTCCTCGTGGAGCAGAACGTGCGGCAGGTGCTCAAGGTGACGGACCGCACCTACGTGCTGGAACTCGGGCGGCTGGTGAAGGAGGGGCCGAGCCGCGAGCTGATGGGCGACCCCGAGATCGTCCGGGCATATCTGGGAGTGTGA
- a CDS encoding S1C family serine protease → MKKNLSLLALTGTLALGTFVGFELSERTSAQTTGTPAAIQAVQTSASPSPSSETAARTQSETNTVQVVKARQDGLVYIGVSEGTASGPQAELRQRLQDQFGFPVPDGGARTGTGSGFFVNAGGDILTNNHVVEGASEITIRLHGSKQTYRARVIGRAPDFDLALIRAEGLPQGAVKPLPLGDSSALDVGLKAIAMGAPFGLDFSVSEGIISSLERTVPVGTKGVSQGVIQTDAAINPGNSGGPLLNSAGQVIGVNTQILTGGIGQSAGVGFAIPVNTVKRLLPQLQAGGELRTPTLGIQFTDLTALPDAERERLGLPESGVLVGQVYPGSPAQKAGLRGSTGSTDGQGEIATGGDIITAVDGQPLTEGDDLRRAVIAKRLGDSVRLTVRRDGQTREVTVNLQAFNIPTTQQ, encoded by the coding sequence GTGAAGAAGAACCTCTCCCTGCTCGCCCTCACCGGCACCCTCGCGCTCGGGACGTTCGTGGGCTTCGAACTCTCGGAGCGGACGAGCGCCCAGACCACGGGCACACCCGCCGCCATTCAAGCCGTGCAGACTTCGGCTTCCCCCTCCCCCTCCTCCGAGACGGCGGCCCGCACCCAGTCGGAGACGAACACCGTGCAGGTCGTCAAGGCGCGGCAGGATGGCCTCGTCTACATCGGCGTGAGCGAGGGTACGGCGAGTGGACCGCAGGCCGAGTTGCGTCAGCGCCTTCAGGACCAGTTCGGCTTCCCCGTCCCCGACGGCGGCGCACGCACGGGCACGGGCAGCGGCTTTTTCGTGAACGCGGGGGGCGACATCCTCACCAACAACCACGTCGTCGAGGGCGCGAGCGAGATCACCATCCGCCTCCACGGCAGCAAGCAGACGTACAGGGCGCGCGTGATTGGCCGCGCCCCCGACTTCGACCTCGCCCTCATCCGTGCCGAGGGGCTGCCGCAGGGTGCCGTGAAGCCTCTCCCCCTCGGGGACTCCTCGGCGCTCGACGTGGGCCTCAAGGCCATCGCCATGGGTGCCCCCTTCGGGCTGGACTTCAGCGTGTCCGAGGGCATCATCTCCAGCCTGGAGCGCACCGTCCCCGTCGGCACGAAGGGCGTCAGCCAGGGCGTCATCCAGACGGACGCGGCGATCAACCCCGGCAATTCGGGCGGGCCGCTCCTGAACAGCGCCGGGCAGGTCATCGGCGTGAACACCCAGATTCTCACGGGCGGCATCGGCCAGAGCGCGGGCGTGGGCTTCGCCATTCCCGTGAACACCGTCAAGAGGTTGCTGCCCCAGCTTCAGGCGGGCGGCGAGCTGCGGACGCCCACCCTCGGCATCCAGTTCACCGACCTGACCGCCCTGCCCGACGCCGAGCGCGAGCGCCTGGGGCTGCCGGAGTCCGGCGTCCTCGTGGGGCAGGTCTACCCCGGCAGCCCGGCCCAGAAGGCAGGTCTACGTGGCAGCACCGGGTCCACGGACGGTCAGGGTGAAATCGCCACGGGCGGCGACATCATCACCGCCGTGGACGGCCAGCCTCTCACCGAGGGCGACGACCTGCGCCGCGCCGTCATCGCCAAGCGCCTCGGCGACTCCGTGCGCCTCACGGTCCGCCGCGACGGGCAGACCCGCGAGGTGACGGTCAACCTCCAGGCCTTCAACATCCCCACGACCCAGCAGTAA
- a CDS encoding carbohydrate ABC transporter permease, with protein MALTRPQVRVRPLPTGPGRRAGGAFLGRALAFAALVGLSLLILYPALWMVSTSLKADADVFAYPPRWIPSPVVWGNYAEAWASAPFTRYAVNTLLYALSVTFGTVLSCSLAAYGFAKLRFPGRDFLFLVLLSTMMIPGLVTLVPQYVLFSKLGWINTYLPLVVPSFFAGAFFTFLLRQYFLGIPNELLEAARVDGANELWIWARVVLPLATPALATVAIFTFDGTWNDYVNPLLYLNDERLYTLQVGLATFRSANDTQWQLLMAASVLVLLPVVLIFFVFQKYFIEGASLTGSVKG; from the coding sequence ATGGCCCTGACCCGTCCGCAGGTGCGGGTGCGTCCGCTGCCCACGGGACCGGGCCGGAGGGCAGGGGGGGCGTTCCTGGGCCGGGCGCTCGCCTTCGCCGCCCTCGTGGGGCTGTCGCTGCTCATCCTGTACCCGGCGCTGTGGATGGTCTCGACCTCGCTGAAGGCCGACGCGGACGTGTTCGCGTACCCGCCGCGCTGGATTCCCAGCCCCGTCGTGTGGGGCAACTACGCCGAGGCGTGGGCGAGCGCGCCCTTCACCCGCTACGCCGTGAACACGCTGCTCTACGCGCTGAGCGTGACCTTCGGGACGGTGCTCTCGTGTTCGCTGGCGGCCTACGGGTTCGCCAAGCTGCGGTTTCCGGGACGCGACTTCCTCTTCCTGGTGCTGCTCTCCACGATGATGATTCCGGGCCTCGTGACGCTGGTGCCGCAGTACGTGCTGTTCAGCAAGCTGGGGTGGATCAACACGTACCTGCCGCTCGTCGTGCCGAGCTTCTTCGCGGGGGCGTTCTTCACCTTCCTGCTGCGGCAATACTTCCTGGGCATCCCGAACGAGCTGCTGGAGGCCGCGCGGGTGGACGGCGCGAACGAGCTGTGGATTTGGGCGCGGGTCGTGTTGCCGCTCGCCACGCCCGCCCTCGCCACGGTCGCCATCTTCACCTTCGACGGCACGTGGAACGATTACGTCAACCCGCTGCTGTACCTCAACGACGAGCGGCTGTACACGTTGCAGGTGGGCCTGGCGACCTTCCGCTCGGCGAACGACACGCAGTGGCAACTGCTGATGGCCGCGTCGGTCCTCGTGCTGCTGCCCGTCGTGCTGATCTTCTTCGTGTTCCAGAAGTATTTTATCGAGGGGGCGTCGTTGACGGGGAGTGTGAAGGGGTAG
- a CDS encoding carbohydrate ABC transporter permease, producing the protein MRGTATSSPPLSRPALPRRRGLNGRQREALWGYLFIAPWLLGFLCFVLGPMLFSLYASFTNYDITSRFDWVGVQNYVRLLTEDTRFWRALGNTAYYAAFAVPLGIATGLLIAVLLNQEVRGQRFFRTIFFLPKVLTGVAVLLLWLWVFNPQVGLINTGLYRLGVDENNLPLWFGDPAWSKPALIIMSMWTAAGSFMFYLAALRGVPRDLYESAQIDGASPVRQFWAVTVPLISPVIFFKIITGIAGAMQFWSESLILTKGGPSDSTLFYGLYIWQTAFTDLRMGYASAMAWILLLITLLITGVQLWLSKRWVHYEGEVR; encoded by the coding sequence GTGAGGGGCACGGCCACCTCTTCCCCTCCCCTGTCCCGCCCGGCCCTGCCGCGCCGCCGTGGGCTGAATGGCCGCCAGCGGGAGGCGCTGTGGGGCTACCTGTTCATCGCGCCGTGGCTGCTCGGCTTCCTCTGCTTTGTGCTGGGGCCGATGCTGTTCTCGCTGTACGCGAGCTTCACGAACTACGACATCACCTCGCGCTTCGACTGGGTGGGCGTGCAGAACTACGTGCGCCTGCTCACCGAGGACACGCGCTTCTGGCGGGCGCTGGGGAACACCGCCTACTACGCGGCGTTCGCGGTGCCGCTGGGCATCGCCACCGGGCTGCTGATCGCCGTGCTGCTCAATCAGGAGGTGCGGGGACAGCGGTTCTTCCGCACGATCTTCTTCCTGCCCAAAGTGCTGACGGGCGTGGCGGTGCTGCTGCTGTGGCTGTGGGTGTTCAATCCGCAGGTGGGGCTGATCAACACGGGGCTGTACCGCCTCGGCGTGGACGAGAACAACCTGCCGCTGTGGTTCGGCGACCCCGCTTGGTCCAAGCCCGCCCTCATCATCATGAGCATGTGGACGGCAGCGGGAAGTTTCATGTTCTATCTGGCGGCGCTGCGGGGCGTGCCGCGCGACCTGTACGAGTCGGCGCAGATCGACGGGGCCTCGCCCGTGCGGCAGTTCTGGGCGGTGACGGTGCCGCTGATCTCGCCCGTCATCTTCTTCAAGATCATTACGGGGATTGCGGGGGCGATGCAGTTCTGGTCCGAGTCGCTGATCCTGACGAAGGGCGGGCCGAGTGACAGCACGCTCTTCTACGGGCTGTACATCTGGCAGACGGCCTTCACCGACCTGCGGATGGGCTACGCCTCGGCGATGGCGTGGATTCTGCTGCTGATCACGCTCCTGATCACGGGCGTGCAACTGTGGCTCTCCAAACGCTGGGTCCACTACGAAGGCGAGGTGCGCTGA